Proteins from a genomic interval of Maylandia zebra isolate NMK-2024a linkage group LG15, Mzebra_GT3a, whole genome shotgun sequence:
- the aida gene encoding axin interactor, dorsalization-associated protein isoform X2, whose protein sequence is MSDVNKTIQKWHASFKKGTDFDSWGQLVEAIDEYQILARQLQKEVQSANSSDFTEEQKKTLAKIATCLEMRSASLQCTQSKEEFNLEDLKKLETIIRNVLTYNKEFPFDVQPVPLRKIFAPGEEENLELEEEEDATAGAGSTEAFPPRAPGTLLPRLPSEPGMTLLTIRIEKIGLKDAGQCIDPYMTISVKDVNGVDLNPVQDTPVATRKEDTYIHFSVDVEVQRHVEKLPKGAAIFFEFKHYKPKKRFTSTKCFAFMEMDEIKPGPIVIELYKKPTDFKRKKLQLLTKKPLYLHLHQTLHKDS, encoded by the exons ATGTCTGATGTCAACAAGACTATTCAGAAATGGCACGCCAGTTTTAAGAAAGGCACAGACTTTGACTCGTGGGGACAATTAGTGGAGGCTATAGATGAGTACCAAAT TTTGGCAAGACAACTGCAAAAAGAAGTCCAGTCAGCAAATTCATCAGACTTCACCGAAGAGCAGAAG aaaactcTGGCAAAGATTGCAACATGTCTGGAGATGAGAAGTGCCAGTTTGCAG TGCACTCAGTCAAAGGAAGAGTTCAACTTAGAAGACCTGAAGAAACTGGAAACCA TAATTAGAAATGTACTCACCTACAACAAAGAGTTTCCATTCGATGTTCAGCCGGTGCCGTTAAG GAAAATCTTTGCTCCAGGTGAAGAGGAGAACCTCGagctggaagaggaggaggatgccaCAGCGGGAGCAGGTTCAACAGAAGCTTTTCCGCCACGGGCTCCTG GTACCTTGTTACCACGGCTACCCTCAGAGCCTGGGATGACGCTACTTACAATAAGGATTGAAAAAATTGGGTTAAAGGACGCCGGACAGTGCATTGATCCTTACATGACCATCAGTGTCAAAG ATGTAAACGGTGTCGATCTGAACCCGGTGCAGGATACCCCCGTGGCCACCAGAAAGGAAGACACGTACATTCACTTCAGTGTGGACGTGGAGGTCCAGAGACATGTGGAGAAATTACCAAAAG GAGCAGCTATCTTCTTTGAATTCAAGCACTACAAACCCAAAAAGAGGTTCACCAGCACAAAGTGTTTTGCCTTCATGGAAATGGACGAGATCAAACCCGGGCCGATCGTAATTGAGCT GTACAAGAAGCCCACGGactttaagaggaagaaactgcAGCTTCTCACAAAGAAACCACTTTATCTCCATCTTCATCAGACGTTACACAAAGACAGCTAA
- the aida gene encoding axin interactor, dorsalization-associated protein isoform X1 produces MSDVNKTIQKWHASFKKGTDFDSWGQLVEAIDEYQILARQLQKEVQSANSSDFTEEQKKTLAKIATCLEMRSASLQCTQSKEEFNLEDLKKLETIIRNVLTYNKEFPFDVQPVPLRKIFAPGEEENLELEEEEDATAGAGSTEAFPPRAPAALQGTLLPRLPSEPGMTLLTIRIEKIGLKDAGQCIDPYMTISVKDVNGVDLNPVQDTPVATRKEDTYIHFSVDVEVQRHVEKLPKGAAIFFEFKHYKPKKRFTSTKCFAFMEMDEIKPGPIVIELYKKPTDFKRKKLQLLTKKPLYLHLHQTLHKDS; encoded by the exons ATGTCTGATGTCAACAAGACTATTCAGAAATGGCACGCCAGTTTTAAGAAAGGCACAGACTTTGACTCGTGGGGACAATTAGTGGAGGCTATAGATGAGTACCAAAT TTTGGCAAGACAACTGCAAAAAGAAGTCCAGTCAGCAAATTCATCAGACTTCACCGAAGAGCAGAAG aaaactcTGGCAAAGATTGCAACATGTCTGGAGATGAGAAGTGCCAGTTTGCAG TGCACTCAGTCAAAGGAAGAGTTCAACTTAGAAGACCTGAAGAAACTGGAAACCA TAATTAGAAATGTACTCACCTACAACAAAGAGTTTCCATTCGATGTTCAGCCGGTGCCGTTAAG GAAAATCTTTGCTCCAGGTGAAGAGGAGAACCTCGagctggaagaggaggaggatgccaCAGCGGGAGCAGGTTCAACAGAAGCTTTTCCGCCACGGGCTCCTG CAGCTTTGCAAG GTACCTTGTTACCACGGCTACCCTCAGAGCCTGGGATGACGCTACTTACAATAAGGATTGAAAAAATTGGGTTAAAGGACGCCGGACAGTGCATTGATCCTTACATGACCATCAGTGTCAAAG ATGTAAACGGTGTCGATCTGAACCCGGTGCAGGATACCCCCGTGGCCACCAGAAAGGAAGACACGTACATTCACTTCAGTGTGGACGTGGAGGTCCAGAGACATGTGGAGAAATTACCAAAAG GAGCAGCTATCTTCTTTGAATTCAAGCACTACAAACCCAAAAAGAGGTTCACCAGCACAAAGTGTTTTGCCTTCATGGAAATGGACGAGATCAAACCCGGGCCGATCGTAATTGAGCT GTACAAGAAGCCCACGGactttaagaggaagaaactgcAGCTTCTCACAAAGAAACCACTTTATCTCCATCTTCATCAGACGTTACACAAAGACAGCTAA